The proteins below are encoded in one region of Gloeocapsa sp. PCC 73106:
- a CDS encoding NAD-dependent epimerase/dehydratase family protein, whose amino-acid sequence MRILIMGGTRFIGVYLTKILVEAGHEVVLFNRGNKPTPLPGVKQITGDRLQPEVLKEKLAGEHFDAIFDNNGRELADTQPLVELFQGKIQHFVYVSSAGVYLPTHQLPHREGDAIDPQSRHRGKYETEAYLTEMGLPWTSIRPTYIYGPQNYNDLEAWFFDRLVRDRPLPIPGNGLHLTQFGHVADLATAMASVLGNHKAIGQIYNISGDRYVTFDGLAYACAAALGKSPDSLSLVHYNPRDFDFGKSKAFPLRVQHFCADIHKATTELDWLPQFDLVSGLKDSFEQDYLVSGRDRQEIDFSVDDKILESI is encoded by the coding sequence ATGCGTATTTTAATCATGGGGGGAACCCGTTTTATTGGTGTCTATTTGACTAAAATCTTAGTAGAAGCTGGTCATGAAGTAGTTTTATTTAATCGGGGGAATAAACCCACACCCCTCCCTGGAGTGAAACAAATCACTGGCGATCGCCTACAGCCAGAAGTACTTAAGGAAAAATTAGCTGGAGAACATTTTGATGCTATTTTCGATAATAATGGGCGAGAATTAGCCGATACTCAGCCTTTAGTCGAATTATTTCAGGGTAAAATTCAACACTTTGTCTACGTGAGTTCAGCGGGGGTTTATCTCCCCACTCATCAGCTACCCCATAGGGAGGGAGATGCGATAGATCCCCAAAGTCGCCACCGCGGTAAGTACGAGACAGAAGCTTATTTGACTGAAATGGGTTTACCCTGGACTTCCATTCGTCCTACTTATATCTATGGACCTCAGAATTATAATGATTTGGAAGCTTGGTTTTTTGATCGCCTGGTGCGCGATCGCCCTCTACCAATTCCTGGGAATGGTTTACATCTTACCCAGTTTGGACACGTGGCTGATTTAGCTACAGCTATGGCTTCTGTCTTGGGTAACCACAAGGCGATCGGTCAAATCTACAATATCTCAGGCGATCGCTACGTTACTTTTGACGGTTTGGCTTACGCTTGCGCCGCAGCTCTGGGTAAATCCCCCGATTCCCTCTCTCTGGTACACTATAATCCTCGAGATTTTGACTTTGGTAAAAGTAAAGCCTTTCCTCTGCGGGTACAGCACTTCTGCGCTGATATCCACAAAGCCACGACTGAATTGGATTGGCTACCCCAATTTGATTTAGTTTCCGGATTAAAAGATTCTTTTGAGCAAGATTACTTAGTCTCTGGTCGCGATCGACAAGAAATTGATTTTTCTGTAGACGACAAGATTCTGGAATCTATTTGA
- the rplI gene encoding 50S ribosomal protein L9 produces the protein MAKKIQVLLNKSVSKLGSRGDLVEVAPGYARNYLIPQGWGILATSGVLRQVEQRQEKERQRLLAEREAAETRKTSLQTIGRFVLRKQAGEKEAIFGTVTTQDVADAIKQMTNQEIDRRNITLPEISKIGFYEAQVKLHPEVSAVIEIQVAPL, from the coding sequence ATGGCGAAGAAAATACAAGTCCTATTGAACAAAAGCGTCAGCAAATTGGGAAGCAGAGGCGATCTAGTGGAGGTAGCCCCTGGTTATGCGCGCAACTATCTCATCCCTCAAGGATGGGGAATTTTAGCTACATCAGGGGTACTGAGACAGGTTGAGCAAAGACAAGAAAAAGAACGTCAACGTTTGTTAGCTGAAAGAGAAGCTGCCGAAACTCGCAAAACTTCTTTACAAACAATTGGGCGTTTTGTGTTGCGTAAACAAGCGGGTGAAAAAGAAGCGATCTTCGGAACAGTAACCACTCAAGATGTAGCTGATGCAATCAAACAAATGACCAACCAAGAGATCGATAGACGCAATATTACTCTTCCCGAAATTAGTAAAATTGGTTTTTACGAAGCACAGGTAAAATTACATCCAGAAGTTTCCGCTGTGATTGAGATTCAAGTTGCACCTTTGTAG
- the surE gene encoding 5'/3'-nucleotidase SurE, which yields MFILTNDDGIDAPGIKALAGAIAPDSIIVAAPKDHLSGCGHQLTTHRPIQVERRNAKAYAIDGTPADCTRIALTHIQKEAKYVLSGINEGGNLGVDVYTSGTVAAVREASMHGVPGIAISQWIKKPLVIDWETATAWTVRVLSVLLERSLPPGSFWNVNLPHLEPGTPEPEIIFCQPSNHPLPVNYRVDGDLFYYYGEYAKRERAPGTDVDVCFSGNIAVTLLTV from the coding sequence ATGTTTATCTTAACTAACGATGACGGAATAGACGCGCCGGGAATTAAAGCTTTAGCTGGAGCGATCGCCCCAGATAGTATTATTGTAGCAGCGCCCAAAGACCATTTATCGGGTTGCGGTCACCAGTTGACTACCCATCGTCCGATTCAAGTGGAACGTCGCAATGCAAAAGCTTACGCAATCGATGGAACTCCCGCAGATTGTACCCGCATCGCTTTAACACACATTCAAAAAGAGGCTAAATACGTTCTCTCTGGTATTAACGAGGGCGGGAATTTAGGGGTAGACGTGTATACATCGGGTACTGTAGCCGCAGTTAGAGAAGCTTCAATGCACGGAGTTCCGGGTATTGCTATTTCTCAGTGGATTAAAAAACCCTTGGTAATTGATTGGGAAACAGCGACAGCTTGGACTGTGCGGGTGTTATCTGTGCTGTTAGAGCGATCGCTTCCTCCTGGTAGTTTTTGGAACGTTAATTTACCCCATTTAGAACCAGGTACACCTGAACCTGAGATTATTTTTTGTCAACCGAGTAATCATCCTTTACCCGTTAATTATCGCGTTGACGGAGATTTATTCTATTATTACGGTGAATACGCCAAAAGAGAAAGAGCGCCGGGAACTGATGTAGATGTCTGCTTTTCGGGTAATATTGCGGTAACTCTACTTACTGTTTAA